One Vibrio sp. 16 genomic window carries:
- the surA gene encoding peptidylprolyl isomerase SurA, protein MKFWKKSLLALFAASQFTLAYAQPVALDKINVIVNSGVILESDIDTSIKTLKANARKNGQGLPEQEVLRQQVTEKLIIDTLQQQEAERIGVRIDDNRLNQAIEEIAKNNNQTIEQLSDSIAAEGLEYSEFREQVRKEIAATEARNALVRRRINILPAEVDNLANILAQETNATVQYKISHIQLRVNDGDDASALEKQAKDIVAKLKEGADFATMAYTYSKGPKALQGGDWGWMRKEEMPTIFADNINLENKGSVIGPFRSGVGFHILKIDDVKGLETVAVTEVNARHILIRPTVILSDEGVQKELNEIIERIQAGEATFGELARQYSQDPGSAAQNGELGYQTSDLYVPEFKHQVDTLPEGQISEPFKTVHGWHIVEVLDRRQVDRTDSAMKNKAYRILFNRKFNEEASAWLQELRASAFVEILEDDEDDS, encoded by the coding sequence ATGAAATTTTGGAAAAAGTCGTTGTTAGCACTGTTTGCGGCAAGCCAGTTTACCTTGGCATACGCTCAGCCAGTCGCACTTGATAAAATTAATGTCATTGTAAACAGTGGAGTCATTCTTGAGAGTGATATTGACACTTCAATTAAAACTCTAAAGGCTAATGCACGCAAAAATGGTCAAGGCTTACCAGAGCAAGAGGTTCTACGTCAGCAAGTGACCGAGAAGCTGATTATTGACACTCTACAGCAGCAAGAAGCAGAGCGAATCGGTGTGCGTATCGATGACAATCGACTCAATCAGGCTATCGAAGAGATCGCTAAAAATAACAACCAAACCATTGAGCAATTGAGCGACTCCATTGCCGCTGAAGGCCTAGAGTACTCTGAGTTTCGCGAGCAAGTGCGTAAGGAAATCGCAGCCACTGAGGCACGCAATGCCTTAGTTCGTCGTCGCATCAATATCTTACCGGCAGAAGTGGATAACTTAGCCAACATCTTAGCCCAAGAGACCAACGCAACTGTTCAGTACAAAATCAGTCATATCCAACTGCGTGTCAACGATGGCGACGATGCATCAGCGCTAGAAAAACAAGCCAAGGATATTGTCGCTAAACTCAAAGAGGGTGCCGACTTCGCAACCATGGCTTACACCTACTCTAAAGGTCCAAAAGCACTTCAAGGTGGTGATTGGGGCTGGATGCGTAAAGAAGAGATGCCAACCATCTTCGCGGACAACATCAACTTAGAAAACAAGGGCAGCGTTATTGGCCCGTTTCGAAGCGGTGTTGGCTTCCATATTCTAAAAATTGATGACGTAAAGGGTCTTGAAACCGTCGCCGTTACAGAAGTGAATGCACGCCATATTCTGATTCGACCAACCGTAATTCTAAGTGATGAAGGCGTTCAAAAAGAGTTAAATGAAATTATTGAGCGTATCCAGGCTGGTGAAGCGACCTTTGGTGAGTTGGCACGTCAATATAGCCAAGACCCAGGTTCTGCTGCGCAAAATGGTGAGTTAGGCTATCAAACGTCTGATCTTTATGTGCCTGAATTTAAGCACCAAGTGGATACGCTGCCAGAAGGTCAAATCAGTGAACCTTTCAAAACCGTACATGGCTGGCACATTGTCGAAGTACTTGACCGTCGTCAGGTAGACCGCACCGATTCTGCGATGAAGAACAAAGCTTACCGCATTTTGTTTAACCGTAAGTTCAATGAAGAAGCAAGCGCTTGGCTTCAGGAGCTACGAGCGAGTGCCTTTGTTGAAATTCTTGAGGACGACGAAGATGACAGTTAA
- the folA gene encoding type 3 dihydrofolate reductase, giving the protein MIISMIAAMANDRIIGKDNQMPWHLPADFAWFKRCTMGKPVVMGRKTYDSIGRPLPGRENIVISRDASLTIDGVTTVTSIDDALKAAGNVDEVMIIGGGAIYAACLPLANKLYVTHIDACVDGDTQFPDWGAEFEECYSETFTADEKNAYNMRFVVLEKNS; this is encoded by the coding sequence ATGATCATTAGCATGATCGCTGCCATGGCAAACGATCGAATTATCGGTAAAGACAATCAAATGCCTTGGCATTTACCTGCAGATTTTGCCTGGTTTAAGCGCTGTACTATGGGAAAGCCCGTCGTGATGGGGCGCAAGACCTATGACTCGATTGGTCGACCTCTACCTGGTCGCGAGAACATTGTCATTAGCCGAGATGCCAGCCTGACGATTGATGGGGTGACCACGGTTACGTCGATTGATGATGCTTTGAAGGCGGCAGGTAATGTGGATGAAGTCATGATCATTGGTGGTGGAGCGATTTATGCCGCTTGTTTGCCTTTGGCCAATAAGTTGTACGTGACCCATATTGACGCTTGTGTTGATGGGGATACACAGTTTCCAGATTGGGGGGCTGAGTTCGAAGAGTGTTACTCAGAGACGTTTACCGCAGATGAGAAGAATGCCTATAACATGCGTTTTGTCGTATTGGAAAAGAACAGCTAG
- the apaG gene encoding Co2+/Mg2+ efflux protein ApaG — protein sequence MEAVPCIKVQVHSKYIPEQSQPDANRYLFAYMITIKNLSNQTVQLQSRRWLITDANGKQLTIEGDGVVGQQPFIPSNDEYTYSSGTAIETPVGVMQGQYMMLDEKGNQFIAEIDPFRLAIPNILN from the coding sequence ATGGAAGCAGTCCCTTGTATAAAAGTCCAAGTTCACAGCAAGTACATTCCTGAGCAATCTCAACCAGATGCGAACCGCTACCTCTTCGCCTATATGATCACGATTAAAAACCTAAGCAACCAAACGGTTCAGCTTCAGAGCCGACGCTGGTTGATTACAGATGCGAATGGCAAGCAACTGACCATAGAAGGCGATGGAGTTGTGGGTCAACAGCCTTTTATTCCCAGCAATGATGAGTATACCTACAGCAGCGGTACCGCTATTGAAACACCTGTTGGCGTCATGCAAGGCCAATACATGATGTTGGATGAAAAAGGCAATCAGTTCATCGCGGAAATTGATCCATTTCGACTCGCGATTCCTAATATTCTCAACTAA
- the rsmA gene encoding 16S rRNA (adenine(1518)-N(6)/adenine(1519)-N(6))-dimethyltransferase RsmA: protein MRNDVHLGHKARKRFGQNFLNDPYIIDGIVSAINPRPGQNLVEIGPGLGAITEPVGREVDKFTVIELDRDLAERLRNHPELADKLTIHEGDAMRFDFTQLVKPNNKLRIFGNLPYNISTPLMFHLFEYHKDVQDMHFMLQKEVVNRLAAGPGTKAYGRLTVMAQYYCKVVPVLEVPPTAFVPPPKVDSAVVRLVPYEELPYPATNLNWLDRVCREGFNQRRKTVRNCYKGLVDAETLESLDINPGMRPENLTLKQFVDLANWLDANRK from the coding sequence ATGAGAAATGATGTCCACTTAGGGCACAAAGCACGTAAACGCTTTGGTCAAAACTTCCTGAACGATCCTTACATTATTGATGGGATCGTATCTGCGATTAATCCTAGACCTGGGCAGAATCTTGTAGAGATTGGTCCGGGCCTTGGCGCAATCACGGAGCCTGTTGGCCGTGAAGTTGATAAGTTCACAGTTATTGAGCTTGACCGAGATCTAGCCGAACGATTACGTAACCACCCTGAATTGGCGGATAAACTCACGATTCATGAAGGCGATGCGATGCGCTTTGACTTCACGCAACTAGTGAAGCCAAACAACAAGCTACGCATCTTCGGTAACCTTCCTTACAACATCTCCACGCCATTGATGTTCCACTTGTTTGAGTACCATAAAGATGTGCAAGACATGCACTTTATGCTGCAAAAAGAAGTGGTTAACCGTTTAGCGGCAGGGCCTGGTACCAAAGCGTATGGTCGTCTTACCGTGATGGCACAATACTACTGTAAAGTGGTCCCTGTTCTCGAAGTGCCACCGACAGCCTTCGTGCCACCACCAAAAGTGGATTCAGCGGTCGTACGCCTAGTTCCATACGAGGAGCTGCCTTATCCGGCGACAAACCTAAACTGGCTTGATCGCGTCTGTCGCGAAGGCTTTAACCAACGCCGCAAAACAGTCCGCAACTGTTACAAAGGCTTGGTTGATGCGGAAACCTTGGAGAGTTTAGATATCAACCCAGGGATGCGTCCGGAGAACCTCACCTTGAAACAGTTTGTTGACTTGGCGAACTGGTTAGATGCCAATCGCAAGTAA
- the apaH gene encoding bis(5'-nucleosyl)-tetraphosphatase (symmetrical) ApaH: MATYIVGDIQGCFDELQLLLKTVGFNPKNDTLWLAGDLVARGPKSLETLRFVRSLGDSAKVVLGNHDLHLLAVALGIHKLKNKDKTAPIFDAEDRDELLHWLRKQPLLAEHPEFVMCHAGISPQWTLEQARQYANEVEACLQGDDWTWLIENMYDNQPDFWQETLQSIDRYRYIINAFTRMRFCLPDGRLDMGCKLPPREVSGDKFVPWFNLKERIPLSKPVLFGHWAALEGYDSKDVIGLDTGCVWGGSLTMLRWEDKTYFTQDALER; encoded by the coding sequence TTGGCTACATATATTGTTGGCGATATTCAAGGTTGCTTTGACGAGCTACAACTCCTTCTCAAAACCGTAGGCTTCAATCCCAAAAATGACACCCTATGGCTAGCGGGAGATCTGGTAGCTAGAGGTCCTAAATCTTTAGAAACACTAAGATTTGTACGTAGCCTTGGTGACAGCGCTAAAGTCGTCTTAGGTAATCATGATTTGCACCTTCTTGCGGTTGCTCTGGGCATCCACAAACTCAAAAACAAAGATAAAACAGCGCCAATTTTTGATGCAGAAGACCGCGATGAGTTGCTCCATTGGCTCAGAAAACAGCCATTACTTGCTGAGCATCCTGAGTTTGTGATGTGTCACGCGGGTATCTCTCCACAGTGGACACTTGAACAAGCTCGCCAGTACGCGAATGAAGTCGAAGCCTGCCTACAAGGTGATGATTGGACGTGGCTGATCGAAAACATGTACGACAATCAACCTGACTTTTGGCAGGAGACTCTACAAAGTATCGATCGCTACCGTTATATTATCAATGCATTTACGCGCATGCGCTTTTGCCTTCCTGATGGGCGACTGGATATGGGGTGTAAATTGCCACCACGAGAAGTGAGCGGCGATAAGTTTGTTCCTTGGTTTAACCTTAAAGAAAGGATTCCTCTCAGCAAGCCCGTCCTGTTTGGTCACTGGGCTGCACTGGAAGGTTATGACAGTAAAGACGTGATCGGTTTAGATACCGGATGTGTTTGGGGTGGCAGTTTAACGATGCTGCGTTGGGAAGATAAAACGTACTTCACACAGGATGCGTTAGAGCGATAA
- a CDS encoding threonine/serine exporter family protein yields the protein MASKQRAVSRMIAQAGQMLLAHGAESTLVGDLMRRFGMASGMDEVEVSLSASSLVVTTVYQEHCITTARRCPDRGINMRAITQVQRICIMLERGIIDSTMAQKKLNQISPERYNRWLVVFMIGLSCAAFSRLAGGDWAVFVMTFIASATGMVVRQEIGHRHFNPLLNFAATAFVTTAVSAQAVIYDIGNSPSIVMASSVLMLVPGFPLINSVADMLKGYINMGIARFVMASLLTLATSLGIVAAMSLVGVWGWVA from the coding sequence ATGGCATCTAAGCAACGCGCCGTTTCCCGCATGATCGCCCAAGCAGGGCAAATGCTGTTAGCTCACGGCGCTGAAAGTACATTAGTTGGTGACTTGATGCGCCGTTTTGGTATGGCATCAGGCATGGATGAAGTTGAGGTTTCTCTGTCTGCCAGTTCTTTGGTGGTAACGACTGTCTACCAAGAACACTGCATCACGACCGCTCGCCGATGTCCTGACAGAGGGATCAACATGCGGGCTATCACTCAAGTGCAGCGCATCTGTATTATGTTAGAGCGTGGCATCATTGACTCAACAATGGCTCAGAAGAAACTCAACCAGATCAGTCCTGAACGCTATAACCGCTGGTTAGTGGTATTCATGATCGGTTTGTCGTGCGCGGCGTTCAGTCGTTTAGCTGGGGGAGATTGGGCGGTATTTGTGATGACGTTTATTGCGTCTGCTACGGGTATGGTTGTTCGACAAGAAATTGGTCATCGTCACTTTAATCCACTTTTGAACTTTGCCGCGACCGCTTTTGTCACTACCGCCGTTTCCGCTCAGGCGGTGATTTATGACATCGGAAACTCCCCTTCGATCGTTATGGCATCATCTGTTTTGATGCTCGTCCCTGGTTTCCCTTTGATTAACTCTGTAGCGGATATGCTCAAGGGCTACATCAATATGGGCATTGCGCGCTTTGTTATGGCAAGTCTTCTCACCTTAGCAACCAGTTTAGGAATCGTAGCCGCCATGAGCTTAGTCGGTGTTTGGGGGTGGGTAGCATGA
- a CDS encoding threonine/serine exporter family protein: MISIELLLGLLNDMLFAAIPAVGFALVFNVPQKALMYCALGGAIGHGSRYLMMHFGIPIEWATFFAAMIVSMVGVHWSHRFLAHPKVFTVAALIPMVPGVFAFKAMIALVELNHRGYSPELVAMLMENFLKAMFIIAGLAVGLAMPGLLFYRRKPIV; this comes from the coding sequence ATGATCTCAATAGAACTGCTGTTAGGTTTGCTCAACGACATGTTGTTTGCTGCCATCCCCGCTGTTGGGTTTGCTTTGGTTTTCAACGTGCCACAGAAAGCCCTGATGTATTGTGCGTTAGGGGGAGCGATAGGTCATGGTTCACGTTACTTGATGATGCACTTTGGCATTCCGATAGAGTGGGCAACCTTCTTTGCAGCCATGATCGTGAGTATGGTTGGCGTTCATTGGTCACACCGCTTTCTTGCTCACCCAAAAGTATTTACCGTTGCCGCTTTGATTCCAATGGTCCCTGGGGTATTTGCTTTTAAAGCGATGATCGCTTTAGTTGAATTGAACCACCGAGGCTACAGCCCTGAATTGGTGGCGATGTTGATGGAGAACTTCTTAAAGGCAATGTTTATTATCGCTGGATTAGCAGTTGGTCTTGCGATGCCTGGCTTGCTATTCTATCGCCGTAAGCCCATTGTCTAA
- the rpmA gene encoding 50S ribosomal protein L27 produces the protein MAHKKAGGSTRNGRDSESKRLGVKRFGGESVLAGNIIVRQRGTKFHAGTNVGIGKDHTLFALTEGKVKFEVKGPKNRKFVSIEAE, from the coding sequence ATGGCACACAAAAAAGCTGGTGGTTCTACTCGTAACGGCCGCGATTCAGAAAGCAAACGTCTAGGTGTTAAGCGTTTCGGTGGTGAGTCTGTTCTTGCAGGTAACATCATCGTTCGTCAACGTGGTACTAAGTTCCACGCTGGTACTAACGTTGGTATCGGTAAAGACCACACTCTATTCGCTCTTACTGAAGGTAAAGTGAAGTTCGAAGTGAAAGGTCCTAAAAACCGTAAATTCGTTAGCATCGAAGCTGAGTAA
- the pdxA gene encoding 4-hydroxythreonine-4-phosphate dehydrogenase PdxA encodes MTVKRIIVTAGEPAGIGPDLVLALSKESWAHQIVVCADKQLLQQRAQQLGIDVELLDYQMDSPVTAQQAGSLIVDHIALDSPAVAGELNEANGHYVLKTLERAALGCMSGEFDAIVTGPVHKGVINRAGVAFSGHTEFFAEKSNTPLVVMMLATEGLRVALVTTHIPLAYVSKAVTAERLESIINILHTDLVEKFAIPSPKIYVCGLNPHAGEDGCLGNEEIETITPTLEMLRQRDGLDLVGPLPADTIFNEKYLEEADAVLGMYHDQVLPVLKYKGFGRSVNITLGLPFIRTSVDHGTALDLAGSGNADTGSFRTALAHAIELVEKKTS; translated from the coding sequence ATGACAGTTAAGCGCATCATCGTCACCGCTGGAGAGCCCGCTGGAATCGGCCCCGATCTCGTATTGGCACTGTCTAAAGAGAGTTGGGCCCATCAAATTGTCGTCTGCGCTGACAAGCAGTTGCTTCAGCAGCGAGCGCAGCAACTTGGAATTGACGTTGAACTACTGGATTATCAAATGGATAGTCCAGTAACCGCTCAGCAAGCTGGCTCTCTCATTGTCGATCATATTGCGCTCGATAGCCCAGCGGTTGCTGGAGAACTCAACGAGGCGAACGGACATTATGTATTAAAAACACTGGAAAGAGCCGCTTTGGGCTGTATGAGTGGTGAGTTTGATGCTATTGTCACCGGCCCTGTGCACAAAGGGGTCATCAATCGAGCGGGAGTCGCCTTCAGCGGCCATACTGAATTTTTCGCAGAGAAATCCAACACCCCTCTGGTGGTGATGATGTTGGCCACAGAAGGACTGCGTGTAGCGTTGGTCACAACCCATATACCGCTTGCGTATGTCTCGAAAGCGGTCACCGCAGAGCGCTTGGAAAGCATTATCAACATTCTTCATACTGATTTGGTTGAGAAGTTTGCGATTCCATCGCCTAAGATCTACGTATGTGGCCTAAATCCACATGCCGGTGAAGATGGTTGTCTCGGCAATGAAGAGATAGAGACCATCACACCAACACTTGAAATGCTGCGTCAACGCGATGGCCTTGACTTAGTCGGCCCCCTTCCGGCAGATACTATCTTCAACGAGAAGTACCTTGAGGAAGCCGATGCAGTGTTAGGGATGTATCACGATCAGGTACTTCCTGTACTAAAATACAAAGGCTTTGGTCGCTCAGTAAACATTACTTTGGGCCTACCTTTTATCAGGACCTCCGTTGATCACGGCACTGCATTAGACTTGGCAGGTTCAGGCAATGCAGACACAGGAAGCTTTAGAACTGCACTCGCTCATGCGATTGAGCTAGTCGAAAAGAAAACCAGTTAA
- the cgtA gene encoding Obg family GTPase CgtA: MKFVDEAVVKVQAGDGGNGVVSFWREKFVAKGGPDGGDGGDGGDVYIQADENLNTLIDYRFQRFYEAERGENGRGGNCTGKRGKDNVLRVPVGTRAVDIHTNEIVAEVAEHGKKVMIAKGGWHGLGNTRFKSSVNRAPRQKTLGTKGEIREIRLELLLLADVGMLGLPNAGKSTFIRAVSAAKPKVADYPFTTLIPSLGVVSVVPEKSFVVADIPGLIEGAADGAGLGIRFLKHLERCRVLLHMIDIMPIDQSDPVQNALTIIDELEQYSEKLADKPRWLIFNKVDLMPEEEANEVIQNILDALGWEEDYYKISAVNRQGTKELCYKLADFMENLPREEEELSEEEKVDFMWDDYHKDAMAGKDVITEDDDDWDDWDDEEDDGHVVYVRD; encoded by the coding sequence ATGAAATTCGTTGATGAAGCGGTAGTAAAAGTTCAAGCCGGTGATGGCGGTAACGGTGTAGTGAGTTTCTGGCGAGAGAAATTCGTTGCGAAAGGTGGCCCTGATGGTGGTGATGGTGGCGATGGCGGCGATGTATACATCCAAGCTGACGAAAACCTAAATACCTTGATCGATTACCGTTTCCAACGCTTCTATGAAGCAGAACGTGGTGAAAACGGTCGTGGCGGTAACTGTACAGGTAAGCGCGGCAAAGACAATGTATTGCGTGTTCCAGTTGGTACACGTGCAGTTGATATCCATACCAATGAAATCGTTGCAGAAGTGGCGGAGCATGGTAAGAAAGTGATGATCGCGAAAGGCGGTTGGCATGGTCTGGGTAACACGCGTTTTAAATCGTCAGTAAACCGAGCGCCACGTCAAAAGACGCTAGGTACTAAAGGTGAAATCCGTGAGATTCGCTTAGAGCTACTGCTACTTGCTGATGTGGGCATGCTAGGCCTACCGAATGCGGGTAAGTCGACATTTATTCGAGCGGTGTCTGCGGCGAAACCAAAAGTTGCAGATTACCCGTTTACAACACTTATCCCGAGCCTAGGGGTAGTGAGTGTGGTCCCTGAGAAGAGCTTTGTCGTTGCTGATATTCCAGGCTTGATCGAAGGCGCTGCGGACGGTGCTGGACTTGGCATTCGTTTCTTGAAGCACCTAGAGCGTTGTCGAGTGCTTTTGCATATGATCGACATTATGCCGATTGATCAATCTGATCCTGTTCAGAATGCATTGACGATCATTGATGAGCTTGAGCAGTACAGTGAAAAACTGGCTGATAAACCACGTTGGTTGATCTTCAATAAAGTCGATCTGATGCCAGAAGAAGAAGCTAACGAAGTAATCCAAAATATTCTTGATGCACTTGGTTGGGAAGAGGATTACTACAAGATTTCAGCGGTGAATCGTCAAGGTACTAAAGAGCTTTGTTATAAGCTGGCTGACTTTATGGAAAATCTACCTCGTGAAGAAGAAGAGCTTTCTGAAGAAGAGAAAGTTGACTTCATGTGGGATGATTACCACAAAGATGCGATGGCCGGTAAAGACGTGATCACTGAAGATGATGACGACTGGGATGATTGGGACGACGAAGAAGATGACGGCCACGTTGTCTACGTTCGTGACTAA
- the rplU gene encoding 50S ribosomal protein L21: MYAVFQSGGKQHRVSEGQTLRLEKLDVETGATVEFDKVLLVANGEDVKVGAPLVEGGKVVAEVVQHGRGDKVKIVKFRRRKHSRKQQGHRQWFTEVKITGINA; this comes from the coding sequence ATGTACGCTGTTTTCCAATCTGGTGGTAAACAACACCGTGTAAGCGAAGGTCAAACTCTTCGTTTAGAGAAATTAGACGTTGAAACTGGTGCAACTGTAGAATTTGATAAAGTTCTTCTTGTTGCTAACGGCGAAGATGTTAAAGTTGGCGCTCCTCTAGTAGAGGGCGGTAAAGTAGTTGCTGAAGTTGTACAACACGGTCGTGGCGATAAAGTTAAAATCGTTAAGTTCCGTCGTCGTAAGCACTCTCGTAAGCAACAAGGTCACCGTCAGTGGTTCACGGAAGTGAAAATCACTGGTATCAACGCTTAA
- the ispB gene encoding octaprenyl diphosphate synthase produces the protein MDFKAIQALTADDMAKVNETIHAQLNSDVSLINQLGFYIISGGGKRIRPLLAVLSARALGYQGNAHTTAAAFIEFIHTATLLHDDVVDESDMRRGKATANAAFGNAASVLVGDFIYTRSFQMMTELGSMKILKLMSDAVNVIAEGEVQQLMNCNDPDTTEEIYMDVIYSKTARLFEAATQIGAILNDAPEDVETALQNYGKYLGTAFQLIDDVMDYTSDGEEMGKNVGDDLAEGKPTLPLLYAMRHGNDAQVAMIREAIEKANGMEKLTEILAAMEETGSLEYTRQKAYQEADKAIAELSVLEESEYKQALVTLAHMAVHRTS, from the coding sequence ATGGATTTTAAAGCTATCCAAGCGCTAACTGCCGATGACATGGCAAAAGTGAATGAAACAATTCACGCCCAACTCAACTCAGACGTATCTTTAATCAACCAATTAGGTTTTTACATCATTAGTGGTGGTGGTAAGCGCATACGTCCATTGTTAGCAGTATTATCTGCTCGCGCTTTGGGTTATCAAGGAAACGCTCATACAACGGCGGCAGCCTTTATTGAGTTCATTCATACGGCGACGCTATTGCACGATGACGTCGTTGATGAATCTGACATGCGCCGCGGCAAAGCGACCGCAAATGCGGCATTTGGTAATGCTGCTAGCGTATTAGTTGGTGACTTTATCTACACACGCTCTTTTCAGATGATGACAGAACTAGGATCCATGAAGATCCTAAAGCTCATGAGTGACGCTGTTAATGTGATTGCAGAAGGTGAAGTTCAGCAGCTAATGAACTGCAACGATCCTGACACAACTGAAGAGATCTATATGGACGTGATCTATTCAAAAACGGCACGTCTGTTTGAAGCCGCGACACAGATCGGTGCGATTCTTAATGATGCGCCTGAAGACGTGGAGACTGCCCTACAAAACTACGGCAAATATTTAGGCACGGCATTCCAGCTCATTGACGATGTTATGGACTACACGTCAGACGGTGAAGAAATGGGGAAAAATGTCGGCGATGATCTTGCAGAAGGTAAACCGACTCTGCCTCTGCTATACGCGATGCGTCATGGCAATGACGCGCAAGTTGCCATGATTCGTGAAGCAATTGAAAAAGCGAATGGCATGGAAAAACTCACTGAGATTCTAGCGGCCATGGAAGAAACTGGCTCGTTAGAGTACACACGCCAAAAAGCTTACCAAGAAGCAGATAAAGCCATTGCAGAGCTTAGTGTGCTTGAAGAGTCTGAGTATAAGCAAGCGCTAGTCACACTTGCACATATGGCGGTTCACCGAACCAGTTAA